In Legionella israelensis, the genomic window AAAAACGCTATGACTTGAGTAACCGGCCAGCAAAAGATGTAACCATGTCAAATGGTAAGCCCATACAGGAAGGCGTAAGGGTTAAACTTCCACAGGGATTGACTTGGGAAGATCTGGCTAAAATGACGGCGGATGAAATCAAGGAAAAAGGGGTATTCCCGCAGGGATTTTTACCCTTGCCTCACCCAAATCATGCAGAAGGAGGAATGCTTTTCCCCCAGTTTTTTATCGATGAGCTGAATAAACAGGAAGGACGTGATTTGACACGCTTTGATTTGGATTTTGATATTCCGGAGCATTTTTTACCTCCATTTCCTCCGCCTATTTTTTTAACTACACGGCCGGATTTGGGTGATGTATCAAAAGGTAAACTGGTGAATATTACCAATTATTACGAATTGTTTAATGGCATACTGAACCCCAAACAATTGGAAGGTTTAAGGTTACTGGTGACGCCTTTTCCCCAACAGCAGTTTAATCAGACCAAAGATCGTCGTTCAAAATTAACCAGCCGAGGAGTTGCCTGTTTAGATTGCCATGTGAACGGCCATACCAATGCAGCGACGCATTTGGTAGGAGATATTCGTCCACAGGAATTCCGTCATCGTATTGATACTCCCAGCTTGCGCGGCGTGAATATTCAGCGCTTGTTCGGTTCACAGCGTGCTTTAAAATCAGTAGAGGATTTTACCGAATTTGAGCAAAGAGCGGCTTATTTCGACGGTGATCCAGTAATAGCAACCAAAAAAGGGGTCAATATTCTTGAACGGGGAAGTCAAGTACATTTTATGGCGGAAGTCCAGGAGCTATTTGATTTCCCCCCTGCGCCAAAATTAAACTGGGAGGGTAAACTTGATCCCAATAAGGCAAGCAAAGAGGAATTGCGCGGTCAGGAATTGTTTTTTGGAAAGGCGAAATGTGCCACTTGCCATGCTCCTCCTTATTATACCGATAACAGCATGCATAATTTAAAGACGGAACGGTTTTTTAAACCTCAGATGATTAATGGACGTATGGCAGCAGCTGATGGTCCGATAAAAACTTTCCCGCTGCGCGGCATTAAGGATTCACCACCTTATTTACATGATGGTCGGCTGTTAACTCTGGAAGATACAGTAGAATTTTTCAACCTGGTCTTGCAATTACAGTTAACAAAAGATGAAAAACAAGATCTAACGGCTTTTCTCAGAACGCTTTAAAAAATATGATAACAAGAGTGTAGACACACCCTAATATTTTTATAAAGGGATTAAAGGCGGTCATTTCCGCGCAGGCCAGCGCGGAAATGATACAAATTTGGTTAATAACAAGGTATGATTTCGCTCTGAATGAGAGAGCAAAGTCTATTGGCTAGCCTCTCAAGGCATTGTTCAGGAGACAGCACTGTATGAGTAACAGTGCTGTAGCGGTTTTTGCTTTAGGGTTGATACACTTCTTGCTGGATACCACTGACAAGCCATTCATTTGAATATGTAAACTGATAAAAATGCCATATTTCATCGAGTTGGATAATGGCTTCATCCTCTTTAATGGAACCGGTAAAATGAACACTGGCAACAGTAGATTGTGTTTGCTTGGAAACATCCAGTAATCTTGCGTTTAAATCAATCACTTCCGTTTTATTCGGTTTATCGTCACGTTCATCCAGTTGCATTTTAATTTCTGCATAGACTTCAGGTGAAGTAAAGGATTGAATATCCTGCAGATTTTTTTGATCATATGCTGCCTGTAACCGAATAAAGGTCACTTTTGCATTGCGTAAAAAGCCTTCCTCATCAAAATCAGTACTGCTATTGCCAAAGGCATTGGATTGAGCAAAGTTATTATACGAGTTTGATCTGAATGCATTAGCATTAGACTGGGCGAACTGCATTCCGGGCTGCATTTTTTTTCGTAATAAACTGACGATGAGAAAGACGGCAAAGCCCAGCATCAGCCAGGTTATTAAACCATTCATTAAGCCATGCCCCATAAACAAACTGGCTAATAAACCACCGATTAAGGCTCCACCTAATATTCCACCCCATTTGCCTGTATTAGCTCGTTGTCCCTTTAGTGCAGTGGTTTTTGGTTTATGGGATGAAAAAAGGCTGCTATGAGAGCGTTGTACACCAAAACTTCTGCCGCCGCCAAATCGTTTTGCCGATGCTTCATTGATAAACAGACCGAAAGACAATAGGACAATGAATAAGCAAGAAAGAAAATTTCGCATATTTAGGCCTTTTTTAAGATCAAAATGCCATTATACCTGAGTCCAAACAAACTTGCTTGGAAATTATGAACTCATATGACGAAGTATACAAACGTAAAATATCAAAGCCTTTGTTGATCTCTACTTGTTTGTAAGTCTTCGGAAGAGATAGAGAAATTTGAATGGTGAGTTTATATTCATAAAAGGTATGGGATAATCCATATCGCCAACATTTTACGAAAAAAACTGCCAAAAAAGGGAGAAAAATGATGATAAATGAGTTAACTGGAAAGTGCCATTGTGGTAAAAACACCTTTGCCATCAAGAATAAGCCAGAATTTCAATTTATTTGTTATTGCAATGATTGCCGATTATTAAATAGTGGAGGACATTTATGTGGAATGGTTTTTGATCAAGCTCAGTTACAAAAAGCAAAGGAAACCCAAACTTATACGTATAAGGGAGGAAGCGGAAATCCAATCATTATGCATTTCTGTCCTGTTTGTTCTACTCAATTATATGCATTTCCTACCGAATATAAAGATAAGGTGGTTGTAAGAGTTAATACATTGGACGCTTCGGAATTTAAACCGCAGCAATATTTGTTCACGGAAACGGCATTTCCCTGGGATGACTCCATTAGTTTGAAAGGCATGTAAATTCCACATTCCACGGCAGGTCTATTATAGGGAGCTCTTAAGCATATGCCACATCCCTAACTCTTTATGCCGCTAAACGAGTGCTATCCTGTGAAAAAACAAAGCTTTTTATAAGTTCAGGCAAATATCGCAGAGTTGGACATAAGAAAACAATATTGTTTCCTTATGTCCAACATGAGTTAACTATATTTTACAAGGTTATCACAACTGTATTGTCCTTTATGTTTTTCATAATAACAAGAAAGACCAGTTGGTAATCGGATGTCTTTATGAGCTTTAAGAAAGCGATTCAAATCGTTTTGCTCATCTTTGAAGCCTGTGAAATCAGGTAGAGTAAGGTTATCGAGAATCTTTTTTAGTTGGCTTTTGTCGCTAAATACTTCACTTTCGCTGATTTTATTATGAACCAGTAGCATGGCTTCATAACGTATAGCGTCATTGGCATCAGGGTGATTAGAGACGTCTTTAAGGAACTGGATTTCCTGATCCCGCTCCTTTTTTCTGGACCAGTTTTTAAAATTACGCCAGAAGCCTGTTTTGCCATAAGCTTGGTCATAGGCATGACGATATTCACTTTCCAAATTATCTATAGCTGCTTTTAAGTTAATTGAAATGAGTTTCTTATGATTCTCATTTTGGCAAGTCGAATCACTATATAAATTATTTTTAATCAATTGTAATGAAGCCTCGTTCATTGCATCTTCAAATGCCTTTATCTTGTTTTTTGTAAGAGTAATATTTTCTTTCAGCAGATCAATGTCTTTACTGACGTTTGGGGTTTTAAAGAGAGAAGTTTTTTGAAAGCGGTTCAGGATCAAT contains:
- a CDS encoding cytochrome B6; this translates as MLKKRYGLMIGLFSFLTTVQADQPSSYMPVVIEEDFQSILQRMSGEKESVNQKQKDLLEKRYDLSNRPAKDVTMSNGKPIQEGVRVKLPQGLTWEDLAKMTADEIKEKGVFPQGFLPLPHPNHAEGGMLFPQFFIDELNKQEGRDLTRFDLDFDIPEHFLPPFPPPIFLTTRPDLGDVSKGKLVNITNYYELFNGILNPKQLEGLRLLVTPFPQQQFNQTKDRRSKLTSRGVACLDCHVNGHTNAATHLVGDIRPQEFRHRIDTPSLRGVNIQRLFGSQRALKSVEDFTEFEQRAAYFDGDPVIATKKGVNILERGSQVHFMAEVQELFDFPPAPKLNWEGKLDPNKASKEELRGQELFFGKAKCATCHAPPYYTDNSMHNLKTERFFKPQMINGRMAAADGPIKTFPLRGIKDSPPYLHDGRLLTLEDTVEFFNLVLQLQLTKDEKQDLTAFLRTL
- a CDS encoding Tim44 domain-containing protein — encoded protein: MRNFLSCLFIVLLSFGLFINEASAKRFGGGRSFGVQRSHSSLFSSHKPKTTALKGQRANTGKWGGILGGALIGGLLASLFMGHGLMNGLITWLMLGFAVFLIVSLLRKKMQPGMQFAQSNANAFRSNSYNNFAQSNAFGNSSTDFDEEGFLRNAKVTFIRLQAAYDQKNLQDIQSFTSPEVYAEIKMQLDERDDKPNKTEVIDLNARLLDVSKQTQSTVASVHFTGSIKEDEAIIQLDEIWHFYQFTYSNEWLVSGIQQEVYQP
- a CDS encoding GFA family protein → MMINELTGKCHCGKNTFAIKNKPEFQFICYCNDCRLLNSGGHLCGMVFDQAQLQKAKETQTYTYKGGSGNPIIMHFCPVCSTQLYAFPTEYKDKVVVRVNTLDASEFKPQQYLFTETAFPWDDSISLKGM